One Podospora pseudopauciseta strain CBS 411.78 chromosome 5 map unlocalized CBS411.78m_5, whole genome shotgun sequence DNA window includes the following coding sequences:
- a CDS encoding uncharacterized protein (EggNog:ENOG503NUSD; COG:C) translates to MAPAEPNALPFRPKGETPHFAEEKEGWKGYVEWEEFPEKKKQAQEVLKRYDFPEPPEFQLTPLPTTNPVLTGERWKQYHSALGLSHIFHHSWETVLQEKSPDMTHILQFPYNGEPPGDRLIKTELTNNKDHFVRNHGGIPDIDPAKWTLDIGGLVKNPRKLTLAQLQDERTFPRQSNIVTLQCSGTRRIEQIHEYPGDGDELINAPWGEGAISTARWTGVSLKRVIKYCGGLVDDKGADNIEFYGADTYFKKGGVHNYVVSVPWRKVKAHEVLLAWDMNGEQLPRIHGFPVRVVVFGYIGARSVKWLYKVRAIHRPSMAPVQRKEYLYYAPQIGKQNARYSNGFSIQDMPVSSAIITPKKMDHIVHEGRVRLAGWAYSGGGHWPVRVEVSGDGGSIWYEVPAENMSTKYFYAWRTWWVDLPVDAEGWLEMCVRCWDNAMNTQPTFVRSAWNWDLHVTSSAHRVKIYSINKSRPNTAARLKQLEENNTPIVPITRPIHFDLETDEEYAKAMELRAWRDPLE, encoded by the exons ATGGCCCCCGCAGAACCCAACGCACTGCCTTTCAGGCCAAAGGGGGAGACACCTCACTttgctgaggagaaggagggttGGAAGGGATATGTCGAATGGGAGGAATTccccgagaagaagaagcaagcTCAGGAAGTCCTAAAGAGATATGATTTTCCCGAA CCCCCCGAGTTCCaactcacccccctcccaaccaccaaccccgtcCTCACGGGCGAACGCTGGAAGCAATACCACTCCGCCTTGGGCCTATCCCACATCTTCCACCACAGCTGGGAAACCGTCCTCCAAGAAAAATCTCCAGACATGACCCACATCCTGCAGTTCCCCTACAACGGCGAACCCCCCGGCGACCGCCTCATCAAAACAGAACTCACAAACAACAAAGACCACTTTGTCCGCAACCACGGCGGCATCCCTGACATCGATCCCGCTAAATGGACTCTTGACATTGGCGGTTTGGTTAAGAACCCGAGAAAACTCACTTTGGCGCAGCTTCAGGATGAGAGGACTTTTCCTAGGCAATCTAATATTGTCACGCTTCAATGCAGCGGTACTCGTCGGATAGAGCAGATACACGAGTACCctggcgacggcgacgaaCTGATTAACGCGCCGTGGGGGGAGGGCGCTATCTCCACTGCGAGATGGACGGGGGTTTCGCTTAAGAGGGTTATCAAGTATTGTGGTGGTCTTGTTGATGATAAGGGGGCGGATAATATCGAGTTTTATGGTGCGGACACGTACTttaagaaggggggggtgcACAATTATGTTGTTAGTGTGCCGTGGAGGAAGGTCAAGGCGCATGAGGTGCTGCTGGCGTGGGATATGAACGGGGAGCAGCTGCCGAGGATTCATGGGTTCccggtgagggtggtggtgtttggttaTATTGGGGCGAGGAGCGTCAAGTGGCTGTATAAAGTCAGGGCTATTCACCGGCCGAGCATGGCGCCGGTGCAGCGTAAGGAGTATTTGTATTATGCGCCGCAGATTGGGAAGCAGAATGCGAGGTACAGTAATGGGTTTTCCATTCAGGATATGCCAGTTAGCTCGGCGATTATTACACCGAAAAAGATGGATCACATTGTGCATGAGGGGAGGGTTAGGCTGGCGGGGTGGGCTTACTCTGGGGGAGGGCACTGGCCGGTGAGGGTGGAAGTtagtggagatggggggagtATTTGGTATGAGGTCCCGGCGGAGAATATGTCTACCAAGTACTTTTACGCCTGGAGGACATGGTGGGTTGATTTGCCGGTTGATGcggaggggtggttggagaTGTGCGTGAGGTGCTGGGATAATGCGATGAATACGCAGCCTACTTTTGTTAGGAGTGCTTG GAACTGGGACTTGCACGTCACTTCCTCTGCTCACCGCGTCAAAATCTACAGTATCAACAAGTCGAGGCCGAACACTGCTGCGAGGCTCAAGCAGTTGGAGGAGAACAATACCCCCATCGTGCCGATCACGAGACCGATTCACTTTGATTTGGAGACTGATGAGGAGTATGCGAAGGCCATGGAGTtgagggcttggagggaTCCGTTGGAGTAG
- a CDS encoding uncharacterized protein (EggNog:ENOG503NXTW; COG:M) has product MDPLSLAASIITVASLAASTCSAISELRSLCKCLPGRIHAIGNEVADLEVVLSQVATLVKERSNLLGSQQTINSIPHLLIEARLKLNQLASIVERFTAASSEYKIPVLKAGIWLKEQGRLQTLQEDIPTVKSSLNILLGASNLQDMVKIRLDIQEMSSITTRSSIQST; this is encoded by the exons ATGGACCCCTTATCCCTCGCTGCCAGTATCATCACGGTGGCTAGCCTTGCAGCCTCTACCTGCTCAGCCATCTCTGAATTGCGCTCACTTTGCAAATGCCTCCCGGGGCGCATCCATGCCATAGGGAACGAGGTGGCCGATCTCGAGGTCGTTCTTTCACAGGTCGCCACACTCGTGAAGGAGCGGTCCAATCTTCTGGGCTCACAGCAGACCATAAACTCCATTCCTCATTTATTGATTGAGGCACGACTCAAACTAAACCAACTCGCATCCATCGTTGAGCGGTTCACCGCGGCATCGTCGGAATACAAGATCCCCGTTCTCAAAGCCGGCATATGGCTCAAAGAGCAGGGCCGTCTTCAAACCCTGCAAGAAGACATTCCAACAGTCAAGTCTAGTTTGAACATTCTTCTTGGAGCCTCCAACTT ACAAGACATGGTTAAGATTCGACTTGATATACAAGAAATGTCATCAATCACCACCAGATCCTCCATTCAATCCACATAA
- the GDE1_2 gene encoding Glycerophosphocholine phosphodiesterase (COG:U; EggNog:ENOG503NUB5): MRFGQNYHRNFVPEWSEHYVDYNLLKKHAKLGNIADIYEYLDNAVPALKAFYQYEINTDSFQQEDLDKLQWFERVNVDAVERIITKLKRNGHTGSPDPSRFAFWKSSRQMKLYNPQNGNGLQDGILPNKPRTANPLQVAIRNQDDERVLALVQDSKNLRYLSARGENALHVAAQLGRLDYTNLLLKALAKSGLDHDIPDISRGWTPLFFAAVDGHFDIVQLLLEAGSNQHKKDHFGWTAKEYAVFKGHLAVAGLFETTDTDGLTGGPEQSPIGPSVYAPEHCREGEQIIIATLGSSRKDRVVTEVDLSYCSSVYAPGTNQDVASFYLTISAVGNKSQLRRKVQLPILDDQINDPFIFTISSDVAAQLIFHVYRADEGNVLLGSGTALLEGNSHQFGTGRQSLIREQTVPILDKETMSVAGTVTFTFLIAKPYVHDLQGSQGFSTPEEWKSALTPVSSPPLLVGHRGTGQNLIANKHLQIGENTVGSFISAATLGASFVEFDVQVTRDLQAVCFHDFSLSESGTDVPIHDLTLDQFLHASKIQSPHGNPLSMLGKPCSQDEGNNARPRSRSLGEQFEAGAIQIRDRMKHTVDFKLKGFKPNTRGEFIQDSFATLKDILTQLPEEIGLDIEIKYPRLHEAVDAGVTPVAIELNTFVDVALDTIRQHNKKGSKRKIVLSSFTPEICILLSLKQKAYPVFFITNAGKIPMTDMEVRAASVQAAVRFARRWNLTGIVFACEALLLSPRLVGYVKKKGGLVCATYGELNNQAEVVRTQVAAGVDIIVADRVRLVADTLAVLN, encoded by the exons ATGAGGTTTGGGCAGAATTATCACCGGAATTTTGTTCCGGAATGGAGTGAGCACTATGTCGACTACAACTTGCTCAAGAAACATGCCAAACTGGGCAACATCGCAG ACATCTATGAGTACTTGGACAATGCCGTTCCTGCTCTAAAAGCCTTCTACCAATACGAAATCAACACCGACAGCTTCCAGCAAGAAGATTTGGATAAACTGCAGTGGTTTGAAAGAGTCAACGTGGACGCTGTCGAAAGAATTATCACAAAGCTCAAGCGAAATGGTCACACTGGCAGCCCAGATCCCAGCAGATTTGCCTTCTGGAAAAGCTCACGGCAAATGAAACTTTACAATCCGCAAAATGGGAATGGGCTCCAGGATGGAATTCTCCCCAACAAGCCGAGAACAGCGAACCCTCTCCAGGTGGCGATCAGGAATCAAGATGACGAACGGGTTCTTGCTCTGGTACAAGACTCAAAAAACCTGCGCTATCTATCTGCCCGTGGGGAAAACGCCCTCCATGTTGCCGCTCAACTTGGTCGGCTCGATTACACAaatcttcttctcaaagcCTTGGCCAAAAGTGGTCTCGACCATGACATTCCCGACATATCAAGAGGTTGGACACCGCTCTTCTTTGCCGCCGTGGACGGCCACTTTGATATCGTACAACTACTGCTCGAGGCGGGGTCGAATCAGCACAAAAAGGATCATTTCGGGTGGACTGCCAAAGAGTACGCTGTTTTCAAAGGGCACCTCGCCGTGGCTGGTCTCTTTGAAACCACCGATACCGATGGGCTGACTGGTGGACCTGAACAGAGTCCAATTGGACCCTCCGTTTACGCTCCTGAGCACTGCAGAGAGGGGGAGCAGATCATTATTGCCACGCTGGGGAGTTCGAGGAAAGACAGGGTAGTGACGGAAGTCGATTTGAGCTACTGCTCCTCGGTATACGCCCCCGGAACAAACCAAGACGTTGCTTCTTTCTACCTAACCATATCAGCCGTGGGAAACAAGTCCCAACTCCGACGGAAAGTGCAGCTTCCCATCCTGGACGATCAAATCAACGACCCCTTTATCTTTACAATTTCTTCAGATGTCGCAGCACAGTTGATATTCCACGTTTACCGCGCCGACGAGGGAAATGTCTTGCTTGGAAGCGGGACCGCTCTTCTAGAGGGGAATTCCCATCAATTTGGAACAGGACGACAGAGTCTCATCCGCGAGCAGACTGTTCCCATCTTGGACAAAGAGACGATGAGTGTGGCCGGAACAGTCACATTCACCTTCCTCATTGCCAAACCATATGTCCATGATCTTCAGGGGTCACAAGGATTTTCTACACCAGAAGAATGGAAATCAGCGCTCACGCCAGTGTCTTCGCCACCTTTGCTCGTTGGACATCGAGGCACCGGCCAAAACCTCATCGCCAACAAACACCTCCAAATAGGAGAAAACACCGTCGGCTCCTTCATCTCAGCAGCCACTCTCGGCGCCTCCTTTGTCGAATTCGACGTCCAAGTCACCCGGGATCTGCAGGCAGTCTGCTTCCACGACTTTTCCCTCAGCGAGTCCGGCACCGATGTCCCCATTCACGATCTCACGCTGGATCAGTTTTTACATGCGAGCAAAATCCAATCTCCGCACGGAAATCCCCTTTCCATGCTTGGGAAGCCTTGTTCCCAAGATGAAGGCAACAATGCCAGACCACGATCTCGCTCACTGGGGGAACAGTTCGAGGCAGGGGCGATCCAGATCCGGGACAGGATGAAGCACACGGTTGATTTCAAGCTCAAAGGTTTCAAGCCAAACACCAGGGGGGAATTCATCCAGGATTCATTTGCTACTCTCAAGGACATCCTGACGCAACTGCCGGAGGAGATAGGGTTGGATATCGAGATCAAATACCCTCGTTTACACGAAGCGGTTGATGCTGGTGTGACTCCGGTGGCTATTGAGTTGAACAcctttgttgatgttgctctTGATACGATACGGCAGCACAACAAGAAGGGTTCCAAGAGGAAGATCGTGCTTTCTTCGTTCACACCAGAGATATGCATTCTTCTGTCTCTGAAACAAAAGGCTTACCCGGTGTTTTTTATTACGAATGCTGGCAAGATTCCCATGACGGACATGGAGGTTAGAGCGGCTAGTGTTCAAGCGGCTGTGAGGTTTGCCAGACGGTGGAATTTGACTGGGATAGTCTTTGCGTGTGAGGCGTTGCTGTTGAGCCCAAGGTTGGTGGGGTatgtgaagaagaagggagggCTGGTGTGTGCTACCTATGGGGAGCTGAATAACCAagcggaggtggtgagg ACACAGGTAGCGGCGGGGGTGGATATCATTGTTGCGGACCGGGTCCGCTTGGTAGCTGATACCTTGGCGGTGCTGAATtag
- a CDS encoding uncharacterized protein (EggNog:ENOG503NWNX; COG:F) yields the protein MDEDQGPSQIVPGQTPKKTFGDRLNTIRKTFTTKEGLIGDYDYAFLFRPNLPFMAKSDKAPPFFGLNDRMPVVLALILGFQHALAMLAGIITPPIIMSGAGGVNLTTEQTQYLVSTALIVSGLLSAIQITRVHIKGTPYYIGTGLISVVGISFAIIPVATGAFNQMYENGFCQKDEFGAKLPCPDAYGAVLGTAALCALLEIALSFMPPKIMLRIFPPIVTGPTVMLIGIHLIESGFKNWAGGSGLCAEKNPAEFFARCPDISAPNALPWGSPEYLGLGFSVFVTIILCERFGSPIMKSTSVIIGLLTGCIIAAATGYFNRAGIDNAPVASFIWVKTFKLTLYGPLVLPLMAVFIICACEAIGDITATCDVSRLEVEGKLYESRIQGGVLADGINGMLAALCTITPVTTFAQNNGVIALTRCANRSAGYCCCFFLVIMGVFAKFAASLVAIPSAVLGGMTTFLFTAVAVSGMAIITKGVPFNRRNRFILTAGLALGYGATLVPNYFENVFSYSGEDKGLQGFLDAISLIMETGFAVTAMICMILNLTLPMEVEDVTEAVAGQNQSVVTAARPTSAGDSIEEEKGVKSA from the exons ATGGATGAGGATCAAGGTCCGTCCCAGATTGTCCCTGGGCAGACGCCCAAGAAGACCTTTGGCGATCGCCTCAATACCATCAGAAAGACCTTCACTACCAAGGAGGGTCTCATCGGCGACTATGACTACGCATTCCTTTTCCGGCCGAACCTCCCCTTCATGGCCAAATCCGACAAGGCTCCACCATTCTTCGGCCTCAACGACCGCATGCCTGTCGTCCTCGCCCTGATTCTCGGCTTCCAGCACGCCCTTGCCATGTTGGCTGGTATCATCACACCTCCAATCATCATGTCCGGCGCCGGCGGtgtcaacctcaccaccgagCAAACTCAGTACCTCGTCTCTACCGCCCTCATCGTCTCCGGTCTCCTCTCCGCTATCCAGATTACCCGTGTGCACATCAAGGGCACTCCCTACTACATTGGCACTGGTCTGATCTCTGTCGTCGGTATCTCGTTCGCCATTATTCCCGTTGCCACCGGTGCCTTCAACCAGATGTACGAAAATGGCTTTTGCCAAAAGGATGAGTTTGGTGCCAAGCTCCCTTGCCCCGATGCCTACGGCGCTGTTCTTGGCACAGCTGCCCTTTGCGCCCTCCTCGAAATCGCCCTGAGCTTCATGCCACCAAAGATCATGCTCCGTATCTTCCCCCCAATAGTCACCGGCCCTACCGTCATGCTCATCGGTATCCACCTCATCGAGTCCGGCTTCAAGAACTGGGCCGGTGGCTCTGGTCTCTGCGCTGAGAAGAACCCCGCCGAGTTCTTTGCCCGCTGCCCCGATATTTCTGCGCCGAACGCCCTGCCGTGGGGTTCGCCAGAGTACCTCGGTCTCGGCTTCAGCGTCTTCGTTACCATCATCCTCTGCGAGCGTTTCGGTTCTCCCATCATGAAGTCTACCTCTGTCATTATTGGTCTCTTGACTGGCTGCATCATTGCTGCTGCCACTGGCTACTTCAACCGTGCCGGTATCGACAATGCGCCTGTTGCCTCCTTCATCTGGGTCAAGACCTTCAAGCTTACGCTTTATGGACCGCTGGTGTTGCCGCTGATGGCAGTGTTCATCATCTGCGCTTGCGAGGCTATTGGTGATATCACCGCTACTTGCGATGTCTCCAGACTCGAGGTGGAGGGCAAGCTCTACGAGAGCAGAATCCAGGGTGGTGTCTTGGCTGATGGTATCAACGGTATGCTGGCTGCCCTCTGCACCATCACTCCTGTTACCACCTTTGCCCAGAACAATGGTGTTATTGCTTTGACTCGCTGCGCCAACAGAAGCGCCGGTTACTGCTGCTG CTTCTTCCTTGTCATCATGGGTGTCTTCGCCAAGTTCGCCGCCTCCCTTGTTGCTATTCCATCTGCCGTCCTCGGTGGCATGACCACCTTCCTTTTCACCGCTGTCGCCGTTTCCGGTATGGCCATTATCACTAAGGGTGTGCCATTCAACCGCCGCAACAGATTCATCCTCACTGCTGGTCTTGCTCTCGGCTATGGTGCTACTCTTGTGCCGAACTACTTTGAGAATGTCTTCAGCTACAGCGGCGAGGACAAGGGCCTGCAGGGCTTCCTTGATgccatctccctcatcatGGAGACTGGCTTTGCTGTCACGGCCATGATCTGCATGATCTTGAACCTGACGCTCCcgatggaggtggaggatgttaCTGAGGCGGTTGCTGGACAGAACCAGAGTGTGGTGACTGCGGCGAGGCCGACGAGTGCGGGGGATAgtattgaggaggagaagggtgtcAAGAGCGCCTGA
- a CDS encoding uncharacterized protein (EggNog:ENOG503P0QZ; COG:S) — MSGRDQLEGKITLPPSRYEFTTVYAHPLAKADIVLVHGLNGDPLKTWTSRENGVYWPVDLLPAALKDQHANILVYGYNADVYSSRKTPNRSPSDNFIHQHAQSLITSLTHHRKADGTERNPIIWVAHSLGGILVKRALLYSNDVRAHHQEDFRSVFVSTYGIIFLGTPHNGSDIAIWGRVLQAMSEVAIPRKLFETQSVLLKALKKDNEGLQEINSHFLDVYQRFRIQMVHEGHTSDVKGSKILVVDAASAGPQLPGVTYYGIEKDHSGMCKFEGENAPGWRNVSTTLRQWVADGVNLIPPRWLLEEKDRQLRASLENFERARNYESMLASGAHQQGIGNNNELVSLRHRPRPSLVESITSLSSSPAMMIESIHSDHDHEPEPSSPISAITPTQPLPPQQLPPSEEPLFIHPDPFRPNSFFLGRTDELRGLHEMLQDRKRRSEGTSAVLISSLPGGGKTHLARQYVFTHLLDYPGGIFWIRAKSKQEIEQMFWRIAKTNSLVSLNTTTREVVSAVKAWLSNRRDWLMVFDGVQFDMDGLGDFIPDGRNTSLIYTSTERAVASEPRWDNPQVIHLGLLTPDQARELLLLEMERKPPFSQEELALGLELVNAMGRLPLMIHVAAQHIKATREPLGRYLASFKSGRNGLGGLQAYQAVVRQLETRGENASLNLISLLCFWDQHVPVEMVGLGIGMGALGDKVTPVKTRDRVRGGAPSLGNTMRVLIAFGLVERNEVAGEFYVESSGGSTGGRSSSRQSGSGEPSLDILRIHSVVQAFFMESLHQRREAHFWLERSTAIWCKSYDEADWRINCGYEGHSGFDGGRRRKIGRLPDDYRRYCVHGEKLLKNVKRFEKSRRYPKPNGMDKARGQLEERLARIRWQIEQVNVRGGEHASEDDDDEEPVSVFDRVRYGSGTESQSDGTIQSGESQNSWEAELRSPGLEEMNPMEFPVTQLLEEDDEDQGAPYPSMASMPNMPEINLPDPTSSDEEDRATVVPPFPTIMPSTTTTVDATGFLAKTKNPSFEDHARPSSWRDKTVLANARVALTNEVARASLLTRRGPSQSRCPIPRSDYLTARSDAEQSLNKIKLSTPPPPSVVPPPDPTPSRPKTLTLLGRNSYSLPQAQKTPAPDSEALGSDFSTGLSKMLSDSKTWTAATVKKLLSPSSSPRSSLSKSAPAQERAIARPPAPIFRGSGDRGTRSANSSPAHTTSPFRPPPPINVRRWETEVDHVNDRMSLSYPSINLPSRPQGSPRRSNLSVASSPTPSTSPKLTTVTPTIPRNSPALVMPVPNSSFPPPPAPPSSSRGSVSRYRAVSGTGRGTPSPLSTSPPRAAAGIRVGNGQIVSFWNTNRNRSSSPATTVRGERGRRSWDSRMSLESVDDVEGCGESGFGDSE; from the exons ATGAGCGGGCGT GACCAACTCGAAGGCAAAATCACCCTGCCCCCCTCCCGCTACGAGTTCACAACTGTCTACGCCCACCCCCTCGCAAAAGCAgacatcgtcctcgtccacgGCCTCAACGGCGACCCCCTCAAGACTTGGACCTCGCGCGAAAACGGCGTCTACTGGCCCGTCGACCTCTTGCCTGCCGCACTCAAAGACCAACATGCGAATATCCTCGTCTATGGGTACAACGCCGATGTGTACTCCTCCCGCAAAACGCCTAACCGATCCCCGTCAGATAACTTCATCCACCAGCACGCTCAGTCACTCATCACCTCTTTGACTCACCACCGCAAGGCCGACGGGACGGAACGTAACCCCATCATCTGGGTTGCCCATAGTCTAGGGGGCATACTGGTCAAGAGGGCGTTGCTCTACTCCAATGATGTGAGAGCCCATCACCAGGAGGATTTCAGATCCGTTTTTGTCAGCACATACGGTATCATCTTCCTGGGGACACCACATAATGGCTCCGACATCGCAATATGGGGACGGGTTCTCCAGGCGATGAGCGAGGTGGCGATCCCGAGAAAGTTGTTTGAAACGCAGAGTGTGCTGCTCAAGGCGCTGAAGAAGGATAACGAGGGGTTGCAGGAGATTAATTCCCATTTTTTGGATGTGTATCAACGGTTTAGGATCCAGATGGTGCATGAGGGGCATACTAGTGATGTCAAGGGGAGCAAGATCttggttgttgatgctgcgAGCGCGGGGCCTCAGCTGCCGGGGGTGACGTATTATGGGATTGAGAAGGACCATTCGGGAATGTGCAAGTTTGAAGGGGAGAATGCGCCGGGGTGGAGGAATGTGAGCACGACTTTAAGGCAGTGGGTGGCGGATGGGGTGAATTTGATTCCgccgaggtggttgttggaggagaaggatagGCAGTTGAGGGCGAGCTTGGAGAATTTtgagagggcgaggaatTAT GAAAGTATGCTGGCTTCAGGTGCGCATCAGCAGGGAATTG GCAACAATAATGAACTAGTCTCCCTCCGTCACCGCCCCCGACCCTCCCTCGTCGAGTCGATAACCTCCTtgtcttcttccccagccaTGATGATCGAGTCCATTCACTCCGACCACGACCATGAACCCGAACCTTCATCACCAATATCAGCTATtacaccaacccaacccttACCTCCTCAGCAACTACCACCCTCGGAGGAACCCCTCTTCATTCACCCCGACCCCTTCCGCCCCAacagcttcttcctcggccgcACCGATGAGCTCCGCGGCCTCCACGAGATGCTCCAAGACCGGAAACGCCGCTCAGAGGGAACCTCCGCTGTCCTCATCTCGTCCCTCCCCGGCGGAGGCAAAACCCACCTCGCCCGCCAGTATGTCTTTACCCACCTCCTCGACTACCCCGGTGGCATCTTCTGGATACGCGCCAAATCAAAGCAAGAGATTGAACAGATGTTTTGGCGGATAGCCAAGACCAACTCCCTTGTCTCGCTGAATACAACTACAAGGGAGGTTGTCTCGGCAGTCAAGGCCTGGCTGTCAAACAGACGTGACTGGCTGATGGTCTTTGACGGTGTCCAGTTCGATATGGACGGGCTGGGGGATTTCATACCTGACGGGAGGAACACCTCGTTGATTTATACTAGCACTGAAAGAGCGGTGGCGTCAGAGCCGAGGTGGGATAATCCGCAGGTTATTCACCTGGGGCTGTTGACGCCTGATCAGGCGAGGGAGCTGCTGCTTTTGGAAATGGAACGCAAACCGCCTTTTAGCCAGGAGGAGTTGGctttggggttggagttggtgaaTGCCATGGGAAGGCTGCCGCTGATGATTCACGTAGCGGCGCAGCATATCAAGGCTACGAGAGAGCCGTTGGGGCGGTATCTGGCTAGTTTCAAGAGCGGGAGGAAtgggctgggggggttgCAGGCTTAccaggcggtggtgaggcagTTGGAGACGAGAGGGGAGAACGCGAGCTTGAATTTGATTAGTTTGTTGTGTTTTTGGGATCAGCATGTTccggtggagatggtggggttggggattgggatgggggcgTTGGGGGATAAGGTAACGCCGGTGAAGACGAGGGAtagggtgagggggggtgcGCCGAGTTTGGGGAATACGATGAGGGTGCTGATTGCGtttgggttggtggagaggaatGAGGTTGCGGGGGAGTTCTATGTGGAGAGTTCGGGGGGAAGTACGGGGGGAAGAAGCTCCTCGCGGCAGAGTGGTAGTGGTGAGCCGAGTTTGGACATTCTCAGGATTCACAGCGTGGTTCAGGCTTTCTTTATGGAGAGCTTGCAtcagaggagggaggcgcaTTTTTGGCTGGAGAGGTCTACAGCGATCTGGTGTAAGAGTTATGATGAGGCTGACTGGAGGATTAACTGCGGGTACGAGGGGCACAGTGGGTTTGatgggggaaggaggagaaagatTGGGAGGCTACCGGATGACTATCGGAGGTATTGCGTCCATGGCGAGAAGCTGTTGAAGAATGTCAAGAGGTTTGAGAAGAGCCGGAGATATCCAAAACCGAATGGGATGGACAAGGCAAGGGGACAGTTGGAAGAGAGGCTGGCAAGGATTCGTTGGCAGATTGAGCAGGTGAATGTTCGGGGTGGTGAGCATGCCTcggaggacgacgatgacgaggagcCTGTCAGCGTCTTCGACCGCGTCCGGTATGGCAGTGGGACAGAGTCGCAGAGCGACGGGACTATCCAGAGTGGTGAGAGCCAGAACAGCTGGGAAGCTGAGTTGCGAAGCCCTGGACTCGAGGAGATGAACCCCATGGAATTTCCCGTTACCCAATTGctggaggaagacgacgaagATCAAGGGGCGCCATACCCCAGCATGGCTTCCATGCCCAACATGCCAGAAATAAACCTTCCGGACCCAACGAGCAGCGACGAAGAGGACAGAGCAACAGTGGTCCCGCCGTTTCCCACCATCATGCcttcaaccacaacaaccgtCGATGCCACCGGCTTCCTCGCGAAAACCAAGAATCCCTCTTTTGAGGACCATGCTAGGCCAAGTTCCTGGCGCGACAAAACCGTCCTCGCCAATGCACGCGTAGCGCTCACCAACGAAGTAGCCCGGGCTTCCCTCCTAACCAGACGTGGTCCATCCCAGTCACGATGTCCCATCCCCAGAAGCGACTATCTCACAGCCAGAAGCGACGCTGAACAGTCCCTCAACAAGATCAAGCTCtccacaccacctccaccgtctgTCGTCCCACCTCCTGACCCAACCCCATCTCGACCCAAAACATTAACTCTCCTGGGCCGCAACAGTTATTCCCTCCCACAAGCCCAAAAGACACCAGCCCCCGACTCCGAGGCCTTAGGGTCGGATTTCTCCACAGGTCTCAGCAAAATGCTGTCCGACTCCAAGACCTGGACAGCGGCCACGGTGAAGAAACTGCTTTCGCCGTCAAGTTCACCACGCTCCTCCCTATCAAAGTCAGCCCCCGCTCAAGAACGAGCCATTGCCCGACCGCCAGCGCCCATATTCAGGGGAAGTGGAGACAGGGGTACCCGATCAGCAAACTCAAGCCCGGCGCACACCACCTCGCCTTTTcgaccaccgccaccaatCAATGTGAGAAGGTGGGAGACTGAGGTGGACCACGTTAATGACAGGATGTCACTCTCCTAtccctccatcaacctcccttCTCGACCACAAGGCTCGCCTCGGCGGTCAAATTTGAGTGTTGCCTCTTCGCCCACTCCTTCTACGTCGCCAAAGTTGACGACAGTTACGCCTACCATCCCAAGGAATTCCCCTGCTCTGGTCATGCCAGTGCCTAACTCATCTTTCCCCCCGCCGCCTGCACCTCCAAGTAGCTCACGAGGAAGTGTTTCACGATATCGGGCTGTGAGTGGGACAGGCAGGGGAACGCCGTCACCACTGTCGACTTCGCCAccaagagcagcagcgggaATTAGGGTTGGCAACGGGCAAATCGTTTCTTTTTGGAATACTAACAGGAACCGGTCTTCAAGCCCTGCTACCACAGTGAGAGGTGAGAGGGGTAGGAGGAGCTGGGACTCGAGGATGAGTTTGGAGAGTGtggatgatgtcgaggggTGTGGGGAGTCAGGGTTTGGGGATAGTGAATAA